A genomic window from Accipiter gentilis chromosome 1, bAccGen1.1, whole genome shotgun sequence includes:
- the LOC126041466 gene encoding forkhead box protein E3-like: MGEADPCEPAAESRGAAVEPLQKPPYSYVALIAMAIRASPEQRLPLSGIYAYIAGRFPYYRGGPKGWQNSVRHNLSLNPCFRRLPRRAAPPAAPRRGGDWVLDPAFHDMFPGGDYRRRRRPRRQTAPPTPPPPPPPPPPPAAAAAVPWLAPPPPPAACPHGPCAALALPLPRGCRCGEVAGWAPPAILGLPQGLPAWPLTGGAGARAVLRPAELDLGIRSDPGGEGALLL, translated from the coding sequence ATGGGGGAGGCGGACCCCTGCGAGCCGGCGGCGGAGAGCCGGGGGGCTGCGGTGGAACCGCTGCAAAAACCGCCTTACTCCTACGTGGCTCTGATCGCCATGGCCATCCGGGCCAGCCCCGAGCAGCGGCTTCCCCTCAGCGGTATCTACGCCTACATCGCCGGGCGCTTCCCCTACTACCGCGGCGGTCCCAAGGGCTGGCAGAACAGCGTCCGCCACAACCTCAGCCTCAACCCCTGCttccgccgcctcccccgccgcgccgctccccccgccgctccccgccgcggcggggactGGGTGCTCGATCCCGCCTTCCACGACATGTTCCCGGGGGGGGACTACCGCCGCCGCCGACGACCGCGACGACAAACCGCCCCCccaacgccgccgccgccgccgcctcctcctcctcctcccgccgccgccgccgccgttcccTGGCtggctccgccgccgcctcccgccgcttGCCCGCACGGTCCCTGCGCGGCGCTGGCTCTGCCGTTGCCGCGGGGGTGCCGCTGCGGCGAGGTGGCCGGTTGGGCCCCCCCCGCCATCCTGGGGCTGCCGCAGGGGCTGCCCGCCTGGCCGCTTACCGGCGGCGCCGGGGCGAGGGCTGTTCTGCGCCCGGCGGAGCTGGATTTGGGGATAAGGAGCGACCCGGGGGGGGAAGGTGCCCTCCTCCTTTAA